The Tistrella mobilis genome window below encodes:
- a CDS encoding regulatory protein RecX: MNGGIDSRLLSRLVSALTASAGRHPASRADLERRARSRLTRWQEAAALPPETLDAMVARALDKVAAAGLIDDDAYGRLRARSLRNRGRPRAGIARDLSLRGLEADRIEGVLSDMAEDEGGADDRIGAIAYARRRRLGPWRPDVARDGTRQRDIAAMARAGYYPDLARRVIDAINVEALDDWAADPDALPDRRRPGSTVED, translated from the coding sequence ATGAACGGCGGGATCGACAGCCGCCTGCTCTCTCGTCTGGTTTCTGCCCTCACCGCCAGCGCCGGCCGCCATCCGGCAAGCCGGGCGGATCTGGAGCGCCGTGCCCGCAGCCGGCTGACCCGCTGGCAGGAGGCCGCCGCCCTGCCGCCCGAGACGCTGGATGCCATGGTCGCCCGGGCCCTCGACAAGGTCGCCGCCGCCGGACTGATCGATGATGACGCCTATGGCCGGCTCAGGGCCCGCAGCCTGCGCAATCGCGGCCGGCCCCGCGCCGGTATCGCGCGCGACCTGTCGCTGCGCGGGCTGGAAGCGGACCGGATCGAAGGCGTGCTCTCGGACATGGCCGAGGATGAGGGCGGCGCCGATGACCGGATCGGCGCCATCGCCTATGCCCGCCGTCGCAGGCTGGGCCCCTGGCGGCCGGACGTGGCCCGCGACGGCACCCGCCAGCGCGACATCGCCGCCATGGCCCGCGCGGGCTACTACCCCGATCTCGCCCGCCGGGTGATCGATGCGATCAACGTCGAAGCCCTGGATGACTGGGCCGCCGACCCCGACGCCCTGCCCGACCGGCGCCGGCCGGGCAGCACGGTCGAAGACTGA
- the parA gene encoding ParA family partition ATPase encodes MILTIAQQKGGAGKTTLAAQLAGCWAARGRRVAVVDIDDQGSLARWAGWRSERSPNRPPVTMRALSGWRLDGELAGLGREHDVVIVDTPPEAENDARRAVRAADLVLVPVQPNPFDVGATRPTLELVRAERRRVLLVLNRVAPRARLAQAMIDAVTELGAPVAATRFANRTGFAASLLDGLAVSETEPRSAAAQELEALADEIERSLG; translated from the coding sequence ATGATCCTGACCATCGCACAGCAGAAGGGCGGCGCCGGCAAGACGACACTGGCGGCGCAGCTGGCGGGATGCTGGGCGGCTCGCGGCCGCCGGGTCGCGGTGGTGGACATCGACGACCAGGGCAGCCTGGCGCGCTGGGCGGGCTGGCGGTCGGAGCGCAGCCCGAACCGGCCACCGGTCACCATGCGCGCCCTGTCGGGCTGGCGTCTGGATGGCGAACTGGCGGGGCTTGGGCGCGAGCACGACGTGGTCATCGTCGACACGCCGCCCGAGGCCGAGAACGACGCCCGCCGTGCGGTGCGCGCCGCCGATCTGGTGCTGGTCCCGGTGCAGCCCAATCCCTTCGATGTGGGGGCGACACGGCCGACGCTGGAACTGGTGCGCGCCGAACGCCGGCGGGTGCTGCTGGTGCTGAACCGGGTGGCCCCCCGCGCGCGCCTGGCCCAGGCGATGATCGACGCGGTGACCGAGCTGGGCGCGCCGGTCGCGGCCACCCGCTTCGCCAACCGGACCGGCTTTGCGGCCTCGCTGCTCGACGGGCTTGCGGTCTCGGAAACCGAGCCGCGTTCTGCCGCCGCCCAGGAACTGGAGGCGCTGGCCGACGAGATCGAGCGCAGCCTGGGCTGA
- a CDS encoding L-threonylcarbamoyladenylate synthase, producing the protein MTSETTRRLKVAVDPVSADDRRAVDEAAALVAAGRLVAFPTETVYGLGADATSAAAVARVYAAKGRPARNPLIVHAPDAEQGLRIARADDRARLLASLFWPGPLTMVMNRRADCRIADAATAGGPTVAVRVPALSAARALIKAAGVPMVGPSANRSGHVSPTTADHVLADLNGRIAAVLDAGPCPVGVESTVIDLSGPQMRVLRPGAVTISMLRAALGTDDLAGSLDSADLPADDGLSALPSPGMLGSHYAPRHAVRLDATAPLPGRREVLLAFGPPPPGFARVLQLSADARPREAARRLYALLRTADGLDVDGIAVAPLQLPAADPDGEILAALADRLGRAAAPRD; encoded by the coding sequence GTGACCTCTGAAACCACCCGCCGGCTGAAGGTGGCGGTCGATCCGGTCAGTGCGGATGACCGCCGCGCCGTGGACGAAGCGGCGGCGCTGGTCGCCGCCGGCCGGCTCGTTGCATTCCCCACCGAAACCGTCTACGGCCTCGGCGCCGACGCCACATCCGCAGCAGCCGTCGCCCGGGTCTATGCCGCGAAGGGCCGGCCGGCCCGCAACCCGTTGATCGTTCATGCGCCGGATGCCGAACAGGGGCTGAGGATTGCGCGTGCGGACGATCGGGCGCGTCTGCTCGCCAGCCTGTTCTGGCCCGGGCCGCTGACCATGGTGATGAACCGCCGCGCCGATTGCCGCATCGCCGATGCCGCCACGGCCGGCGGACCCACGGTTGCCGTCCGGGTTCCGGCACTTTCGGCGGCACGCGCGCTGATCAAGGCGGCCGGCGTGCCGATGGTGGGGCCCAGCGCCAACCGTTCGGGCCATGTCAGCCCCACCACCGCCGATCATGTCCTGGCCGACCTGAACGGGCGCATCGCCGCGGTGCTGGATGCCGGGCCCTGCCCGGTGGGCGTCGAATCCACGGTCATCGACCTTTCGGGTCCGCAGATGCGCGTGCTTCGGCCCGGCGCCGTCACCATCTCGATGCTGCGGGCCGCACTCGGTACCGATGATCTGGCCGGTTCCCTGGATTCTGCAGATCTGCCGGCCGATGACGGGCTCTCCGCCCTGCCCTCGCCCGGCATGCTCGGCAGCCACTATGCCCCCCGCCATGCGGTGCGGCTGGATGCGACCGCCCCCCTTCCCGGCCGGCGCGAGGTGCTGCTTGCCTTCGGTCCGCCGCCGCCCGGCTTTGCCCGGGTGCTGCAGCTGTCGGCCGATGCCCGGCCGCGCGAAGCCGCCCGCAGGCTCTATGCCCTGCTGCGCACCGCCGACGGCCTCGACGTCGACGGCATCGCCGTCGCCCCCTTGCAGCTCCCCGCCGCCGATCCCGACGGCGAGATCCTGGCCGCTCTTGCCGACCGGCTGGGGCGTGCAGCAGCTCCGAGAGACTGA